A section of the Arcobacter roscoffensis genome encodes:
- the dgt gene encoding dGTPase produces MIDYRKKITCTRKYQKKVTTDIDLATESNRGRIVNSPAVRRLQQKTQVFPLEINAAVRSRLTHSLEVQQTARYISRSIINKLKRKNKIKKFNLKSLEDAFVSTTEMASLMHDIGNPPFGHFGELAINNWMKTKGVKCFNKSLNIKKNSFLEPKLRKFKRKLEEDICCFEGNAQGIRIVHSLQGLNLTYTQVASILKYTRAAYEPRPSSDSDFSYLKKKPGFYFSEEDFIKEVCNELAIKDGHRFSLTYIMEAADDISYGIADLEDAVDKGIISLKKLYETIINEASKEEHEGKGIYIKCIAEENYQKAKKAKRLKINTFIINFRTQLVNELVPYATKVFIENHQSIYDGSFNRALLEDKSKYHVALKVLKNVAFQHVFSHEEVELLELKGNSSIRGLLNCYKPLLNLSNKKFNCLVLGVSDGTPLESRLFKRLSNKHISSYEKVIKKMNDQNIKGFEFRILEWYYRARLIIDFISGMTDEYAIKEFQELSAIK; encoded by the coding sequence ATGATTGATTATAGAAAAAAAATAACATGTACAAGAAAATATCAGAAAAAAGTAACTACAGATATAGACTTAGCTACTGAAAGTAATAGAGGAAGAATTGTAAATTCACCAGCGGTTAGAAGGCTTCAACAAAAAACTCAGGTTTTCCCTCTTGAAATAAATGCTGCAGTAAGAAGTAGACTAACTCATTCTTTGGAGGTTCAGCAAACAGCAAGATACATTTCTAGAAGTATTATAAATAAGCTGAAAAGAAAAAATAAAATTAAAAAATTTAATTTAAAAAGTTTAGAAGATGCATTTGTATCTACTACAGAAATGGCAAGTTTAATGCATGATATAGGAAATCCTCCATTTGGACACTTTGGTGAGTTAGCAATAAATAACTGGATGAAAACTAAAGGGGTAAAGTGTTTTAATAAGTCTCTTAATATAAAGAAAAATTCCTTTTTAGAGCCAAAATTGAGGAAATTTAAAAGGAAACTTGAAGAAGATATCTGCTGCTTTGAGGGGAATGCGCAGGGCATTAGAATTGTACATAGCTTACAAGGTTTAAATTTGACATATACTCAAGTTGCTTCAATTTTAAAATATACTCGTGCTGCTTATGAACCTAGACCTTCGTCAGATTCTGATTTTAGTTATTTGAAAAAAAAACCAGGCTTTTATTTTAGTGAAGAGGATTTCATCAAAGAGGTTTGTAATGAGTTAGCTATTAAAGATGGACATAGATTCTCTTTAACTTATATAATGGAGGCAGCAGATGATATATCTTATGGAATTGCAGATTTAGAAGATGCTGTTGATAAAGGCATAATTTCTTTAAAAAAATTATATGAAACAATAATTAATGAGGCTTCAAAAGAAGAGCATGAGGGGAAAGGTATTTATATTAAATGTATTGCAGAAGAGAACTATCAAAAAGCTAAAAAAGCCAAAAGATTAAAAATCAATACCTTTATTATTAATTTCCGTACGCAGTTAGTTAATGAGCTAGTTCCTTATGCTACAAAAGTCTTTATAGAAAATCATCAATCTATATATGATGGAAGTTTTAATAGAGCATTACTCGAAGATAAAAGTAAATATCATGTAGCTTTAAAAGTTTTAAAAAATGTAGCATTTCAACATGTGTTTAGTCATGAAGAGGTTGAATTACTTGAACTCAAAGGTAACTCTTCAATTAGAGGTTTATTAAATTGTTATAAGCCATTACTTAATCTTTCAAATAAAAAGTTTAATTGTCTTGTTTTAGGAGTTAGTGATGGAACTCCTCTTGAATCAAGATTATTTAAACGGTTATCTAATAAACATATAAGTTCTTATGAAAAAGTAATAAAAAAAATGAATGATCAAAATATAAAAGGTTTTGAATTTAGAATTCTTGAATGGTATTATAGGGCACGTTTAATAATTGATTTTATTAGTGGGATGACTGATGAATACGCTATTAAAGAATTTCAAGAATTATCAGCAATAAAATAA
- a CDS encoding B12-binding domain-containing radical SAM protein, producing the protein MSSNYIFVSAGMLKKKKKHQEKHVYLNYAILGLATNLKKFKNNVIVYQGDLFNPEDLIKLLVERYKEKDNNILISIPSFFAVSWGLEFINLLRINLKCKIIIGGRWVLSDKTWALKTFVNADTIINGQVEGILTKVLESDKEIQKSKYIDAPVVLKSELFDRFDYTLLYDYEKILPSIEVSRGCGMGCGFCADKNVAATNLKSPFKIIDEIIDISKLYNDRKLHFYFEASIFNPKDKWINEFYELYINHNLKNKWRCETRADINLKEENIKLLALSGLKVIDLGLESASILQLKRMKKTNNPQRYLEKAQKFIRLCSKYDIWVKINILLYPGETEETLNETIKFLESNQNYFKGLSVYPTIIYGSDKYAVNFLREIEQYGASSLNGTIESNGITKLNLSEQINFDKSKQLSINIAKKFMSFNDYFELKSFSYFPRNYTYDNFIEHIYKIEERHLPFSLDT; encoded by the coding sequence ATGTCTAGTAATTATATATTTGTTTCTGCAGGTATGCTTAAAAAAAAGAAAAAACATCAAGAAAAACATGTTTATCTTAATTATGCAATTTTAGGATTAGCTACTAATTTAAAAAAGTTTAAAAATAATGTCATTGTTTATCAAGGAGATCTTTTTAATCCAGAAGATTTAATTAAATTGTTAGTTGAAAGATATAAAGAAAAAGACAATAATATTTTAATTTCAATACCAAGTTTTTTTGCAGTTTCTTGGGGACTTGAATTTATTAATCTACTACGAATAAATTTAAAATGTAAAATAATAATTGGAGGTAGATGGGTATTGTCAGATAAAACTTGGGCTTTAAAAACTTTTGTAAATGCAGATACAATTATAAATGGCCAAGTTGAAGGAATACTTACTAAAGTTTTGGAGTCGGACAAAGAAATTCAAAAATCTAAATATATTGATGCTCCAGTAGTTTTAAAAAGTGAATTATTTGATAGATTTGATTACACATTACTTTATGATTACGAAAAGATCTTACCTTCTATTGAGGTCTCTAGAGGATGTGGTATGGGATGTGGTTTTTGTGCAGATAAAAATGTGGCGGCAACAAATTTAAAATCTCCTTTTAAAATAATTGATGAAATTATTGATATAAGTAAATTATATAATGATAGAAAATTACATTTTTATTTTGAAGCATCAATTTTTAATCCTAAAGATAAATGGATAAATGAATTTTATGAGCTATACATTAATCACAATTTAAAAAATAAGTGGAGATGTGAAACAAGAGCAGATATAAATTTGAAGGAAGAAAATATAAAACTACTGGCTCTAAGTGGTTTAAAGGTTATTGATTTAGGCTTAGAATCAGCTAGTATCCTTCAATTAAAAAGAATGAAAAAAACAAATAATCCACAAAGGTACTTAGAAAAAGCACAAAAGTTTATTAGACTTTGTTCAAAGTATGATATTTGGGTGAAAATTAATATATTACTTTATCCTGGAGAAACAGAAGAAACCTTAAATGAAACAATAAAGTTTCTAGAGTCTAATCAAAACTATTTTAAGGGATTATCTGTTTATCCAACAATTATTTATGGTTCAGATAAGTATGCAGTTAATTTCTTAAGAGAAATAGAACAATATGGTGCTTCATCTTTAAATGGAACAATTGAAAGTAATGGTATTACTAAATTAAATTTATCAGAACAAATAAATTTTGATAAATCTAAGCAATTGTCAATAAATATTGCTAAGAAATTTATGTCCTTTAATGATTACTTCGAACTAAAATCTTTTAGCTATTTTCCAAGAAATTACACCTATGACAATTTTATAGAACACATATATAAAATTGAAGAAAGGCATTTGCCTTTTTCTTTAGATACTTAA
- the alr gene encoding alanine racemase has protein sequence MELTRAVWAEINLDNLANNISEVRRVTKPNTKISAVIKADGYGHGAVAIAQTLLENGADRFAVATLSEAIQLRKEFKETQIMVLGYTLEHLAKEVIQNNIIQTIYSLEQAQEFSKVAKQLNKNIVVHIKIDSGMNRLGMLCSEDTVQTVLQISKLENLVIEGIYTHFAAADELDKTYTKTQVEKFSKIVEQIEQKGLSIPIKHVSNSAAIIDMPEFNFDMVRAGIMLYGLYPSQSVNHERVNLKEVMCLKAKIAQVKEIEAGSGISYGLTYKCEHKTKIATLPIGYADGYTRMLSNKAKVLVKNKIVPVLGNICMDQCIIDVTNLDVKMGEEVVLYGGNNKDGISIDSVAKLLNTINYEIVCMVDKRVPRVYLKNNTKTNYKDYVLCLCKD, from the coding sequence GTGGAACTAACAAGAGCTGTTTGGGCTGAAATAAACTTAGATAATCTAGCAAATAATATAAGTGAAGTAAGAAGAGTTACAAAGCCTAATACAAAAATATCAGCCGTGATAAAAGCAGATGGCTATGGACATGGAGCAGTTGCTATTGCTCAAACATTGCTTGAAAATGGAGCAGATAGATTTGCTGTTGCTACTTTAAGTGAAGCAATACAACTAAGAAAAGAGTTTAAAGAAACTCAAATCATGGTCTTAGGATACACACTTGAACACTTAGCCAAAGAAGTAATCCAAAACAACATAATCCAAACAATATATTCACTAGAACAAGCCCAAGAGTTCTCAAAAGTAGCTAAACAACTAAATAAAAATATCGTAGTTCATATAAAGATAGATAGCGGTATGAACCGTCTTGGTATGCTATGTAGTGAAGATACAGTACAAACAGTTTTACAGATAAGTAAGCTTGAAAACTTAGTGATTGAAGGTATTTATACTCACTTCGCAGCAGCCGATGAACTAGATAAAACATATACAAAAACACAAGTAGAAAAGTTCAGTAAAATAGTAGAGCAAATAGAACAAAAAGGTTTATCTATACCTATCAAACATGTATCAAATAGTGCTGCTATCATAGATATGCCTGAGTTTAACTTCGATATGGTAAGAGCAGGTATCATGCTGTATGGACTATATCCATCACAAAGTGTAAACCATGAAAGAGTAAACTTAAAAGAAGTGATGTGTCTAAAAGCAAAAATAGCCCAAGTAAAAGAAATCGAAGCAGGTTCAGGCATAAGCTACGGACTTACATATAAATGTGAACACAAAACAAAAATCGCAACCCTACCAATAGGCTATGCAGATGGCTACACAAGAATGCTTTCAAATAAAGCAAAAGTACTAGTAAAAAACAAAATAGTTCCAGTACTAGGAAATATCTGTATGGATCAATGTATCATAGACGTAACAAACCTTGATGTAAAAATGGGCGAGGAGGTAGTACTATACGGAGGAAATAACAAAGATGGAATCTCAATCGATAGTGTAGCAAAGCTTCTAAATACAATAAACTATGAAATCGTATGTATGGTAGACAAAAGAGTCCCAAGAGTCTACCTAAAAAACAATACTAAAACAAACTACAAAGACTATGTACTATGTCTTTGTAAAGACTAA
- a CDS encoding alanine/glycine:cation symporter family protein, translated as MILKKVLLYMAVLCLPSLVLAQEVMGIDKQIDQFFTDYLGWFANAIFFGASIEDGVSFPLIVGWLFVAAIVFTIYFGFIQFKRFGLAIDIVSGKYTNPAEKKSGEVSHFQALTSALSGTVGLGNIAGVGVAIAIGGPGATFWMILCGLFGMASKFTECTLGVKYRNINPDGTVSGGPMYYLSKGFKEGGYATLGKFFAIGFAIMTIFSALGAGNLFQGNQANAMIVQTFDIAPGYGWVTGVILAVLIASVLIGGMPSIGAVTSKLVPSMAFLYIGMALIVLIANYDKIGWAFEQIFVGAFTGAGVAGGFLGALIQGLKRATFSNEAGVGSAAIAHSAVKTKEPVTEGLVSLLEPFIDTVVICTMTALVIIIAGVNTGELTGVTLTSAAFTQTSPIFEYLLTLCIVLFAFSTMISWSYYGLKAWTYLFGEGKKTELAYKTMFCLFVVVGTSISFGAAIDFSDAAMFAMSIFNIIGLYYLMPVVKKELKSYLARIDSGEIKKYK; from the coding sequence ATGATATTAAAAAAAGTATTGCTATATATGGCAGTTTTATGTTTGCCAAGCCTTGTTTTAGCCCAAGAGGTTATGGGTATTGATAAACAAATAGATCAGTTTTTTACTGATTATTTAGGATGGTTTGCTAATGCTATCTTTTTTGGTGCTTCAATTGAGGATGGTGTTTCATTTCCATTGATTGTTGGATGGTTATTTGTTGCAGCTATTGTATTTACTATTTATTTTGGATTTATTCAATTTAAAAGATTTGGTCTAGCAATTGATATAGTTTCTGGAAAATATACTAATCCAGCTGAGAAAAAATCTGGTGAAGTTTCACACTTTCAGGCTCTTACATCTGCACTTTCTGGTACAGTAGGACTTGGTAATATCGCAGGTGTTGGTGTTGCTATTGCTATTGGTGGACCTGGGGCTACATTTTGGATGATTTTATGTGGTTTATTTGGTATGGCTTCAAAGTTTACTGAATGTACACTGGGTGTAAAATATAGAAATATAAATCCTGATGGTACTGTATCAGGTGGTCCTATGTACTACCTTTCTAAAGGTTTCAAAGAGGGTGGTTATGCAACTCTTGGTAAGTTCTTTGCTATTGGTTTTGCTATTATGACAATATTCTCAGCTCTTGGTGCTGGAAACTTATTCCAAGGAAATCAAGCAAATGCTATGATTGTTCAGACATTTGATATTGCTCCTGGATATGGATGGGTTACTGGTGTTATTTTAGCAGTTTTAATTGCTAGTGTTCTTATTGGAGGTATGCCTTCAATTGGTGCAGTTACTTCAAAATTAGTTCCATCTATGGCTTTCCTTTATATCGGAATGGCACTAATTGTTTTAATAGCTAACTATGACAAAATAGGTTGGGCATTTGAGCAAATATTTGTAGGTGCATTTACTGGTGCTGGTGTAGCAGGTGGATTCCTTGGGGCATTGATTCAAGGTCTAAAAAGAGCAACTTTCTCAAATGAAGCAGGTGTTGGTTCTGCTGCTATTGCTCACTCAGCAGTAAAAACAAAAGAGCCTGTAACAGAAGGTTTAGTTTCATTATTAGAGCCGTTTATTGATACGGTTGTGATTTGTACGATGACTGCCTTAGTTATTATTATTGCAGGAGTTAACACTGGTGAATTAACAGGTGTAACATTAACATCAGCTGCATTTACACAAACGTCACCAATTTTTGAATACTTATTAACACTTTGTATTGTATTATTTGCATTCTCTACGATGATTTCATGGTCTTATTATGGATTAAAAGCATGGACTTATCTATTTGGAGAGGGTAAGAAAACTGAACTTGCTTACAAAACTATGTTTTGTTTATTTGTAGTTGTTGGTACAAGTATTAGTTTTGGTGCAGCAATTGACTTCTCAGATGCTGCTATGTTTGCAATGTCGATTTTTAATATCATTGGTTTATACTACTTAATGCCAGTTGTAAAAAAAGAGCTAAAATCATATCTTGCAAGAATTGATTCAGGCGAAATTAAAAAATATAAGTAG
- a CDS encoding NAD(P)/FAD-dependent oxidoreductase, translated as MKRDVVVVGGGCIGLMSAYCLHKSGREVTVIEKNDITDGTSFGNAGLLSAFKKAPLSAPGVILDTLKLMAKGESPASVHPTFDLHLYKWLLKFAASATESRLKRTLALFERYGQISLDMYESMVKDDGMDFHFCKDGLLMIYTEQNTFDAKAKLCTNPDAYEILSKERTKEYMPILNEKVIGSILLKENGHVDPGEFMLELKKYLESNGVEFLLNEEVQRLEFEGSKVSKIRTSKGSYEAETFVLSTGADDTLAKQAKNKFMMTPAKGYSVTFKMKDELKPKTSSLFADLFIAMTPRRHTVRMTSKLELGTTNPEVVRKQIDSIHKNLGMYTNKFDMEEQVEWTGFRPLTPNDIPIIGFDEKYKNLVHATGLGWLGITFAPAIGKIIGDVITKDGKNETNEDVLLFSAFYQG; from the coding sequence ATGAAAAGAGATGTTGTAGTTGTAGGTGGTGGTTGTATAGGACTTATGAGTGCTTACTGCTTACATAAAAGTGGAAGAGAAGTAACTGTAATTGAGAAAAACGACATTACAGATGGTACATCTTTTGGTAATGCAGGTTTATTATCTGCATTTAAAAAAGCACCTCTAAGTGCTCCAGGAGTAATCCTAGATACATTAAAACTTATGGCAAAGGGTGAATCACCTGCAAGTGTTCATCCAACTTTTGATTTACACTTATATAAATGGCTTTTAAAATTTGCAGCTAGTGCAACTGAGTCAAGACTAAAAAGAACACTAGCCTTATTTGAAAGATATGGACAAATAAGTTTAGATATGTATGAATCAATGGTAAAAGACGATGGTATGGACTTTCACTTTTGTAAAGATGGTTTACTTATGATCTATACTGAGCAAAATACATTTGATGCAAAAGCAAAACTTTGTACAAATCCAGATGCTTATGAGATTCTTTCAAAAGAGCGAACAAAAGAGTATATGCCTATCTTAAATGAAAAAGTAATTGGTTCTATTTTATTAAAAGAAAATGGTCATGTTGATCCAGGTGAATTTATGCTTGAGCTTAAAAAATATCTTGAATCAAATGGTGTAGAGTTTTTACTAAATGAAGAAGTTCAAAGATTAGAGTTTGAAGGTTCAAAGGTAAGTAAAATCAGAACATCAAAAGGCTCTTATGAAGCGGAAACTTTTGTATTATCAACAGGGGCAGATGATACACTAGCAAAACAAGCAAAAAATAAGTTCATGATGACACCTGCAAAGGGATATAGTGTAACTTTCAAAATGAAAGATGAGTTAAAACCAAAAACTTCATCACTTTTTGCTGATTTATTTATAGCTATGACTCCAAGAAGACATACAGTTAGAATGACTTCAAAGTTAGAGCTAGGAACTACAAACCCTGAAGTTGTTAGAAAACAAATAGATAGTATTCATAAAAATCTTGGAATGTATACAAATAAATTTGATATGGAAGAGCAAGTAGAGTGGACAGGTTTTAGACCTCTTACACCAAATGATATTCCAATTATAGGTTTTGATGAAAAATACAAGAATCTAGTTCATGCTACGGGACTTGGATGGTTAGGTATTACATTTGCACCGGCAATTGGAAAGATAATAGGGGATGTGATTACTAAAGATGGAAAAAATGAGACTAATGAAGATGTGTTGTTATTCTCTGCATTTTATCAAGGGTAA